In Tachysurus vachellii isolate PV-2020 chromosome 12, HZAU_Pvac_v1, whole genome shotgun sequence, the following are encoded in one genomic region:
- the slc39a14 gene encoding metal cation symporter ZIP14 isoform X2 codes for MTQTSAHGCSQLTLTFALILFLGLLCWPSGEVRGQTALPPAVILQDLLSRYGENGTISVAQLRSLLAHLGQEQSGEKTPHTTTQTMMKKTNNNTCLPTDTLAAHGLSEKSRLDAPGLQEFCPTMLQQLDSRACHDEQNQEPEPSAKPSNAEVWGFAVLSVTIVSVFALTGVFVVPLMRTRFMRRVLVFFIALSIGTLFSTAVFQLLPEAFGFDPMESYYVSKSAVVFGGFYLFFFTEKVLKMILKPKRREGHGHSHFPVGNGDMEDGVMEKLQNGEAGGAMSLPQVDGEIREDDKMLSAGQTAQDTQGGCYWLKGRAYSDIGTLAWMITLSDGLHNFIDGLAIGASFTASVFQGISTSVAILCEEFPHELGDFVILLNAGMSIQQALFFNFLSACCCYLGMGFGILAGNQFSPNWIFALAGGMFLYIALADMFPEMNEVSREEEEAGGRAHLVTFAIQNAGLLTGFAIMLLLTIYSGQIQLG; via the exons ATGACTCAGACCTCAGCCCATGGCTGCAGTCAGCTGACCTTGACCTTTGCCCTTATCCTGTTTCTTGGCCTATTATGTTGGCCCTCaggagaggtcagaggtcagactGCGCTCCCTCCTGCTGTGATCCTGCAGGATCTGCTGAGCCGATATGGAGAAAACGGGACCATCTCGGTGGCTCAGCTCCGGTCGCTGCTCGCTCACCTCGGACAGGAGCAGAGCGGAGAGAAGACGCCACACACGACGACGCAGACGATGATGAAGAAAACTAACAACAACACG TGTTTACCCACAGACACTTTGGCGGCTCACGGTCTGAGTGAGAAGTCCCGTTTGGACGCTCCGGGCCTACAGGAGTTCTGCCCTACCATGCTGCAGCAGCTGGACTCTCGAGCATGTCACGATGAACAGAACCAAGAACCAGAACCGAGCGCCAAACCGTCCAACGCTGAAG TGTGGGGTTTCGCTGTGCTCAGTGTGActatagtgagtgtgtttgcTCTGACCGGTGTGTTTGTGGTGCCACTGATGAGGACACGATTCATGCGCAGAGTCCTCGTCTTTTTCATCGCTCTGTCCATCGGGACGCTCTTCTCCACTGCCGTGTTCCAGCTGCTGCCGGAG GCTTTTGGTTTTGACCCCATGGAGTCGTATTACGTGTCCAAATCAGCCGTCGTCTTCGGAGGCTTCTATCTGTTCTTCTTTACGGAGAAAGTCCTCAAGATGATCCTCAAACCTAAACGCAGG gAAGGACACGGACACAGTCATTTTCCTGTGGGAAACGGTGATATGGAGGACGGAGTGATGGAGAAGCTGCAGAACGGAGAGGCAGGAGGAGCCATGTCCTTGCCTCAGGTGGACGGAGAGATCAGAGAGGACGACAAAATGCTGAGCGCCGGACAAACGGCACAG gacACTCAGGGGGGATGTTATTGGTTGAAGGGTCGAGCGTATTCTGACATTGGCACCCTGGCGTGGATGATCACTCTCAGTGACGGACTCCATAACTTTATAGACGGTTTGGCCATCGGAGCATCGTTCACTGCTTCAGTTTTCCAGGGCATCAGCACATCAGTGGCCATCCTGTGTGAGGAGTTTCCTCATGAACtgg GTGACTTTGTGATCCTGCTGAACGCCGGGATGAGCATCCAGCAGGCTCTGTTCTTTAACTTCCTGTCAGCCTGCTGCTGTTATTTGGGAATGGGATTTGGGATTCTGGCAGGAAACCAGTTCTCGCCGAACTGGATCTTCGCTCTGGCCGGAGGAATGTTCCTCTACATCGCCCTGGCTGACATG TTTCCCGAGATGAACGAAGTGAGTcgtgaggaagaggaagctgGAGGAAGGGCACACCTCGTGACCTTCGCCATCCAGAACGCCGGCCTGCTCACCGGTTTTGCCATCATGCTCCTCCTGACTATTTACTCAGGACAGATACAGCTCGGATAG
- the slc39a14 gene encoding metal cation symporter ZIP14 isoform X1: MTQTSAHGCSQLTLTFALILFLGLLCWPSGEVRGQTALPPAVILQDLLSRYGENGTISVAQLRSLLAHLGQEQSGEKTPHTTTQTMMKKTNNNTCLPTDTLAAHGLSEKSRLDAPGLQEFCPTMLQQLDSRACHDEQNQEPEPSAKPSNAEVWGYGFVCVTVISLCSLLGASVVPFMRKTFYKRLLLYFIALAIGTLYSNALFQLIPEAFGFDPMESYYVSKSAVVFGGFYLFFFTEKVLKMILKPKRREGHGHSHFPVGNGDMEDGVMEKLQNGEAGGAMSLPQVDGEIREDDKMLSAGQTAQDTQGGCYWLKGRAYSDIGTLAWMITLSDGLHNFIDGLAIGASFTASVFQGISTSVAILCEEFPHELGDFVILLNAGMSIQQALFFNFLSACCCYLGMGFGILAGNQFSPNWIFALAGGMFLYIALADMFPEMNEVSREEEEAGGRAHLVTFAIQNAGLLTGFAIMLLLTIYSGQIQLG; encoded by the exons ATGACTCAGACCTCAGCCCATGGCTGCAGTCAGCTGACCTTGACCTTTGCCCTTATCCTGTTTCTTGGCCTATTATGTTGGCCCTCaggagaggtcagaggtcagactGCGCTCCCTCCTGCTGTGATCCTGCAGGATCTGCTGAGCCGATATGGAGAAAACGGGACCATCTCGGTGGCTCAGCTCCGGTCGCTGCTCGCTCACCTCGGACAGGAGCAGAGCGGAGAGAAGACGCCACACACGACGACGCAGACGATGATGAAGAAAACTAACAACAACACG TGTTTACCCACAGACACTTTGGCGGCTCACGGTCTGAGTGAGAAGTCCCGTTTGGACGCTCCGGGCCTACAGGAGTTCTGCCCTACCATGCTGCAGCAGCTGGACTCTCGAGCATGTCACGATGAACAGAACCAAGAACCAGAACCGAGCGCCAAACCGTCCAACGCTGAAG TGTGGGGTTACGGGTTCGTGTGTGTTACGGTCATCTCGCTGTGTTCGCTGCTCGGTGCCAGCGTGGTGCCGTTCATGAGGAAAACCTTTTACAAACGGCTGCTGCTCTACTTCATAGCTCTGGCCATCGGCACGCTTTATTCCAACGCGCTCTTTCAGCTCATCCCTGAG GCTTTTGGTTTTGACCCCATGGAGTCGTATTACGTGTCCAAATCAGCCGTCGTCTTCGGAGGCTTCTATCTGTTCTTCTTTACGGAGAAAGTCCTCAAGATGATCCTCAAACCTAAACGCAGG gAAGGACACGGACACAGTCATTTTCCTGTGGGAAACGGTGATATGGAGGACGGAGTGATGGAGAAGCTGCAGAACGGAGAGGCAGGAGGAGCCATGTCCTTGCCTCAGGTGGACGGAGAGATCAGAGAGGACGACAAAATGCTGAGCGCCGGACAAACGGCACAG gacACTCAGGGGGGATGTTATTGGTTGAAGGGTCGAGCGTATTCTGACATTGGCACCCTGGCGTGGATGATCACTCTCAGTGACGGACTCCATAACTTTATAGACGGTTTGGCCATCGGAGCATCGTTCACTGCTTCAGTTTTCCAGGGCATCAGCACATCAGTGGCCATCCTGTGTGAGGAGTTTCCTCATGAACtgg GTGACTTTGTGATCCTGCTGAACGCCGGGATGAGCATCCAGCAGGCTCTGTTCTTTAACTTCCTGTCAGCCTGCTGCTGTTATTTGGGAATGGGATTTGGGATTCTGGCAGGAAACCAGTTCTCGCCGAACTGGATCTTCGCTCTGGCCGGAGGAATGTTCCTCTACATCGCCCTGGCTGACATG TTTCCCGAGATGAACGAAGTGAGTcgtgaggaagaggaagctgGAGGAAGGGCACACCTCGTGACCTTCGCCATCCAGAACGCCGGCCTGCTCACCGGTTTTGCCATCATGCTCCTCCTGACTATTTACTCAGGACAGATACAGCTCGGATAG